From the genome of Lutzomyia longipalpis isolate SR_M1_2022 chromosome 2, ASM2433408v1, one region includes:
- the LOC129791193 gene encoding polypeptide N-acetylgalactosaminyltransferase 5 isoform X2 translates to MRHSSGNFARMFRGKLRMNTCRIILLTSLVWLLIDVALIMHYMDLGGGWNTSGGRRPGDGDVEMTRLAGKLVDEDPIVDEEEIDTNNNMDVGFGNTVPRTYRPEDLKKWRPAPTVMEKYGLPGEMGKPVKIPDEQQELMKEKFKENQFNLMASDMISLNRSLTDVRHEKCRSKHYPAKLPTTSIVIVFHNEAWTTLLRTVWSVINRSPRPLLKEIILVDDASEKEHLGHKLEEYVATLPVPTFVLRTGTRSGLIRARLLGAKHVKGQIITFLDAHCECTEGWLEPLLARIVVNRKTVVCPIIDVISDDTFEYVTASDQTWGGFNWKLNFRWYRVPNREMERRNHDRTAPLRTPTMAGGLFAIDRDYFYEIGSYDEGMDIWGGENLEMSFRIWQCGGTLEIIPCSHVGHVFRDKSPYTFPGGVAKIVLHNAARVAEVWLDEWREFYYAMSPGARKASAGDVSGRRALREKLKCKSFRWYLENIYPESQMPLDYYYLGDIRNVETDNCLDTMGRKSGEKIGSSYCHGLGGNQVFAYTKRHQIMSDDNCLDAAHAMGPVNLVRCHGMQGNQEWVYDNEDLTIKHVNSGNCLTRPTREDPSMPLLRPCNYSRGQQWRMTSQFKWQANGHDHDQENDIERT, encoded by the exons ATGACACGATTGGCGGGAAAACTCGTGGATGAGGATCCAATTGTGGATGAGGAGGAAATTGACACAAATAACAATATGGACGTGGGATTTGGGAATACCGTTCCGAGAACATATCGACCAGAGGACCTGAAAAAGTGGCGACCAGCACCGACTGTGATGGAAAAATACGGACTTCCTGGTGAAATGGGGAAACCAGTGAAGATTCCCGATGAGCAGCAAGAACTAATGAAGGAGAAATTCAAGGAGAATCAATTTAATCTCATGGCCAGCGACATGATCTCCCTCAACAGGTCACTCACGGACGTACGGCATGAGAA ATGCCGATCAAAACATTATCCAGCAAAACTGCCAACGACTTCcattgtaattgtttttcacaATGAAGCATGGACGACACTCCTGCGAACAGTTTGGAGTGTAATAAATCGATCACCGCGTCCTCTGCTCAAGGAAATCATCCTTGTAGATGATGCCAGTGAAAAGGAGCATTTGGGTCATAAATTGGAAGAGTACGTAGCAACTCTTCCCGTCCCGACATTCGTCCTGCGAACGGGAACGCGTTCGGGATTGATTAGGGCTCGTCTCCTAGGTGCTAAGCATGTCAAGGGGCAAATAATTACCTTCCTCGATGCTCACTGTGAGTGCACTGAGGGGTGGTTGGAGCCCCTTTTGGCGCGAATTGTGGTGAATAGGAAGACTGTGGTGTGTCCGATCATTGATGTGATCAGTGATGATACATTTGAGTATGTTACGGCGTCAGATCAGACGTGGGGTGGGTTTAACTGGAAGCTCAACTTCCGGTGGTATCGTGTGCCAAATAGAGAGATGGAACGAAGGAATCACGACAGGACGGCCCCACTAAGGACGCCCACAATGGCTGGGGGATTATTTGCCATCGACCGTGACTACTTCTACGAAATTGGAAGCTATGACGAAGGGATGGATATTTGGGGTGGTGAAAATCTCGAAATGTCCTTCAGG atctggCAATGTGGTGGGACACTGGAAATAATTCCATGTTCGCACGTTGGGCACGTTTTCAGGGATAAATCCCCCTACACCTTCCCTGGCGGTGTCGCCAAAATTGTCCTCCACAATGCAGCCAGAGTTGCCGAGGTGTGGCTGGATGAgtggagagaattttattatgcaaTGAGTCCAG GAGCAAGAAAAGCTTCAGCTGGTGATGTGAGTGGTCGTAGGGCACTACGAGAGAAGCTCAAATGCAAGAGCTTCCGGTGGTATCTCGAGAATATCTACCCTGAGAGTCAAATGCCACTCGACTATTACTATTTGGGTGAT ATTCGAAATGTGGAGACAGACAATTGCTTAGATACGATGGGCAGGAAGTCTGGGGAGAAAATTGGTTCGAGCTATTGTCACGGTTTGGGTGGGAATCAGGTGTTTGCCTACACGAAACGCCATCAAATTATGTCAGATGACAACTGCCTGGATGCAGCTCATGCCATGGGACCGGTGAACCTTGTACGATGTCACGGAATGCAGGGGAATCAGGAGTGGGTCTACGACAATGAG GACTTGACGATAAAACACGTAAATTCAGGTAATTGCCTAACAAGACCCACAAGGGAGGATCCCTCAATGCCCCTTCTACGTCCCTGCAACTACTCCCGTGGTCAGCAGTGGCGGATGACATCGCAATTCAAGTGGCAAGCCAATGGGCATGATCACGATCAGGAGAATGACATTGAGAGAACATAA
- the LOC129791193 gene encoding polypeptide N-acetylgalactosaminyltransferase 5 isoform X1: MRHSSGNFARMFRGKLRMNTCRIILLTSLVWLLIDVALIMHYMDLGGGWNTSGGRRPGDGDVEMTRLAGKLVDEDPIVDEEEIDTNNNMDVGFGNTVPRTYRPEDLKKWRPAPTVMEKYGLPGEMGKPVKIPDEQQELMKEKFKENQFNLMASDMISLNRSLTDVRHEKCRSKHYPAKLPTTSIVIVFHNEAWTTLLRTVWSVINRSPRPLLKEIILVDDASEKEHLGHKLEEYVATLPVPTFVLRTGTRSGLIRARLLGAKHVKGQIITFLDAHCECTEGWLEPLLARIVVNRKTVVCPIIDVISDDTFEYVTASDQTWGGFNWKLNFRWYRVPNREMERRNHDRTAPLRTPTMAGGLFAIDRDYFYEIGSYDEGMDIWGGENLEMSFRVWMCGGILEIAPCSRVGHVFRKSTPYSFPGGTTQIVNHNNARLVEVWLDEWSDFYYSYNPGARKASAGDVSGRRALREKLKCKSFRWYLENIYPESQMPLDYYYLGDIRNVETDNCLDTMGRKSGEKIGSSYCHGLGGNQVFAYTKRHQIMSDDNCLDAAHAMGPVNLVRCHGMQGNQEWVYDNEDLTIKHVNSGNCLTRPTREDPSMPLLRPCNYSRGQQWRMTSQFKWQANGHDHDQENDIERT; this comes from the exons ATGACACGATTGGCGGGAAAACTCGTGGATGAGGATCCAATTGTGGATGAGGAGGAAATTGACACAAATAACAATATGGACGTGGGATTTGGGAATACCGTTCCGAGAACATATCGACCAGAGGACCTGAAAAAGTGGCGACCAGCACCGACTGTGATGGAAAAATACGGACTTCCTGGTGAAATGGGGAAACCAGTGAAGATTCCCGATGAGCAGCAAGAACTAATGAAGGAGAAATTCAAGGAGAATCAATTTAATCTCATGGCCAGCGACATGATCTCCCTCAACAGGTCACTCACGGACGTACGGCATGAGAA ATGCCGATCAAAACATTATCCAGCAAAACTGCCAACGACTTCcattgtaattgtttttcacaATGAAGCATGGACGACACTCCTGCGAACAGTTTGGAGTGTAATAAATCGATCACCGCGTCCTCTGCTCAAGGAAATCATCCTTGTAGATGATGCCAGTGAAAAGGAGCATTTGGGTCATAAATTGGAAGAGTACGTAGCAACTCTTCCCGTCCCGACATTCGTCCTGCGAACGGGAACGCGTTCGGGATTGATTAGGGCTCGTCTCCTAGGTGCTAAGCATGTCAAGGGGCAAATAATTACCTTCCTCGATGCTCACTGTGAGTGCACTGAGGGGTGGTTGGAGCCCCTTTTGGCGCGAATTGTGGTGAATAGGAAGACTGTGGTGTGTCCGATCATTGATGTGATCAGTGATGATACATTTGAGTATGTTACGGCGTCAGATCAGACGTGGGGTGGGTTTAACTGGAAGCTCAACTTCCGGTGGTATCGTGTGCCAAATAGAGAGATGGAACGAAGGAATCACGACAGGACGGCCCCACTAAGGACGCCCACAATGGCTGGGGGATTATTTGCCATCGACCGTGACTACTTCTACGAAATTGGAAGCTATGACGAAGGGATGGATATTTGGGGTGGTGAAAATCTCGAAATGTCCTTCAGG GTGTGGATGTGCGGTGGAATATTAGAAATAGCTCCATGCTCTCGGGTGGGCCATGTCTTCCGGAAATCAACGCCATACTCATTTCCGGGTGGCACAACGCAAATTGTTAACCACAATAATGCCCGTTTAGTGGAAGTGTGGCTAGACGAATGGAGTGACTTCTATTACAGCTATAACCCAG GAGCAAGAAAAGCTTCAGCTGGTGATGTGAGTGGTCGTAGGGCACTACGAGAGAAGCTCAAATGCAAGAGCTTCCGGTGGTATCTCGAGAATATCTACCCTGAGAGTCAAATGCCACTCGACTATTACTATTTGGGTGAT ATTCGAAATGTGGAGACAGACAATTGCTTAGATACGATGGGCAGGAAGTCTGGGGAGAAAATTGGTTCGAGCTATTGTCACGGTTTGGGTGGGAATCAGGTGTTTGCCTACACGAAACGCCATCAAATTATGTCAGATGACAACTGCCTGGATGCAGCTCATGCCATGGGACCGGTGAACCTTGTACGATGTCACGGAATGCAGGGGAATCAGGAGTGGGTCTACGACAATGAG GACTTGACGATAAAACACGTAAATTCAGGTAATTGCCTAACAAGACCCACAAGGGAGGATCCCTCAATGCCCCTTCTACGTCCCTGCAACTACTCCCGTGGTCAGCAGTGGCGGATGACATCGCAATTCAAGTGGCAAGCCAATGGGCATGATCACGATCAGGAGAATGACATTGAGAGAACATAA
- the LOC129791206 gene encoding 60S ribosomal protein L37a, producing the protein MAKRTKKVGIVGKYGTRYGASLRKMVKKIEITQHSKYTCTFCGKDAMKRTVVGIWSCKRCKRRVAGGAWVYSTTAAASVRSAIRRLRETKEQ; encoded by the exons ATG GCCAAGCGCACGAAAAAGGTTGGAATTGTGGGAAAGTATGGCACGCGTTATGGTGCGTCGCTGAGGAAGATGGTCAAGAAGATCGAAATCACCCAGCACTCCAAATACACCTGCACATTCTGCGGAAAG GACGCCATGAAGCGCACCGTGGTGGGCATCTGGTCATGCAAAAGGTGCAAGCGTCGTGTCGCCGGGGGAGCCTGGGTGTACTCCACAACGGCCGCTGCTTCAGTCAGGTCGGCTATTCGGCGACTGAGGGAGACCAAGGAGCAGTAA
- the LOC129791205 gene encoding uncharacterized protein LOC129791205, whose translation MRNFAVVSLAVAVLLFCAWPINAEDNEEVGKAREKRGLKDAMEHFKNGLKELTKDFKLPSLPSLPGFGKKPESGSSEDSGDKTEDTSGSKDDQSKDNTDEES comes from the exons atgaGGAACTTTGCTGTAGTCAGTTTAGCCGTTGCTGTCCTGCTCTTCt GTGCATGGCCTATAAATGCGGAAGATAATGAAGAAGTTGGAAAGGCGAGAGAAAAAAGAGGCTTAAAAGACGCAATGGAACACTTCAAAAATGGATTGAAGGAGCTGACAAAGGACTTTAAACTTCCAAGCCTTCCAAGTCTTCCTGGATTTGGTAAAAAGCCTGAATCTGGAAGTTCTGAAGATTCTGGAGATAAAACTGAGGATACCAGTGGATCTAAGGACGACCAATCAAAGGATAATACGGAcgaagaatcttaa
- the LOC129791199 gene encoding uncharacterized protein LOC129791199 isoform X2 — MAKRLISSSCLVFLVILVVAECVPTSVLVDTTKDASKIKRSPDGLKSIATTSKEENVQGAPDGLSENVEKMPQKRGVLAQNLPSTTYGYPSEYPVGNVANGVWEDEPALGLYQDWDEIYEPANRHGAAYDNLQNILNSQFYTEPVALPLEYTYKYYGDRKKRSNDKNHPKRRTAIRPKRNSKMSPSDVLALASLLDGTERGRFYEPDLLESAGYPPYVQFAGPIADDAEREEWINSWADGPVEYLPPYALEPVPRYEIFRDGPAGRYPNRGFPAKRFMVSKKRLRLPTEEGNPHKYF; from the exons ATGGCAAAAAGACTGATTAGCAGCTCGTGCCTGGTCTTCCTGGTTATCCTTGTGGTAGCAGAGTGCGTCCCCACGTCCGTACTTGTGGACACCACCAAAGATGCCAGCAAAA TAAAAAGATCCCCGGATGGTCTCAAATCGATCGCAACAACATCAAAGGAGGAAAATGTACAGGGTGCCCCAGATGGCCTGAGTGAGAATGTGGAGAAGATGCCCCAGAAACGTGGAGTTCTTGCCCAGAATCTCCCGTCAACAACATACGGCTACCCCAGTGAGTATCCCGTTGGGAATGTAGCCAATGGGGTGTGGGAAGATGAGCCAGCTCTTGGACTTTACCAGGATTGGGATG AAATCTACGAACCGGCCAATCGACATGGTGCTGCCTACGACAATCTCCAGAACATTCTCAATTCGCAATTCTACACGGAGCCTGTGGCTCTACCGCTGGAGTACACCTACAAGTACTACGGAGACCGCAAGAAGCGCTCCAATGACAAGAATCACCCCAAGAGACGCACAGCCATTCG GCCAAAACGCAATTCCAAAATGAGCCCCTCCGACGTCCTGGCCCTGGCTTCTCTGCTCGATGGAACTGAACGTGGACGCTTCTATGAACCCGATCTCTTGGAATCAGCTGGCTATCCGCCGTATGTACAGTTTGCCGGTCCCATTGCTGATGATGCTGAACGCGAAGAATGGATCAATAGCTGGGCAGATGGCCCCGTTGAGTACCTTCCACCTTACGCCCTTGAGCCTGTGCCACGCTATGAAATTTTCCGAGATGGTCCAGCTGGACGCTATCCGAATCGTG GTTTCCCCGCGAAGCGTTTCATGGTTTCTAAGAAGAGGCTCCGCTTGCCCACTGAGGAGGGGAATCCTcataagtatttttaa
- the LOC129791199 gene encoding uncharacterized protein LOC129791199 isoform X3 — MAKRLISSSCLVFLVILVVAECVPTSVLVDTTKDASKTVKRSPDGLKSIATTSKEENVQGAPDGLSENVEKMPQKRGVLAQNLPSTTYGYPSEYPVGNVANGVWEDEPALGLYQDWDEIYEPANRHGAAYDNLQNILNSQFYTEPVALPLEYTYKYYGDRKKRSNDKNHPKRRTAIRPKRNSKMSPSDVLALASLLDGTERGRFYEPDLLESAGYPPYVQFAGPIADDAEREEWINSWADGPVEYLPPYALEPVPRYEIFRDGPAGRYPNRFPAKRFMVSKKRLRLPTEEGNPHKYF; from the exons ATGGCAAAAAGACTGATTAGCAGCTCGTGCCTGGTCTTCCTGGTTATCCTTGTGGTAGCAGAGTGCGTCCCCACGTCCGTACTTGTGGACACCACCAAAGATGCCAGCAAAA CAGTAAAAAGATCCCCGGATGGTCTCAAATCGATCGCAACAACATCAAAGGAGGAAAATGTACAGGGTGCCCCAGATGGCCTGAGTGAGAATGTGGAGAAGATGCCCCAGAAACGTGGAGTTCTTGCCCAGAATCTCCCGTCAACAACATACGGCTACCCCAGTGAGTATCCCGTTGGGAATGTAGCCAATGGGGTGTGGGAAGATGAGCCAGCTCTTGGACTTTACCAGGATTGGGATG AAATCTACGAACCGGCCAATCGACATGGTGCTGCCTACGACAATCTCCAGAACATTCTCAATTCGCAATTCTACACGGAGCCTGTGGCTCTACCGCTGGAGTACACCTACAAGTACTACGGAGACCGCAAGAAGCGCTCCAATGACAAGAATCACCCCAAGAGACGCACAGCCATTCG GCCAAAACGCAATTCCAAAATGAGCCCCTCCGACGTCCTGGCCCTGGCTTCTCTGCTCGATGGAACTGAACGTGGACGCTTCTATGAACCCGATCTCTTGGAATCAGCTGGCTATCCGCCGTATGTACAGTTTGCCGGTCCCATTGCTGATGATGCTGAACGCGAAGAATGGATCAATAGCTGGGCAGATGGCCCCGTTGAGTACCTTCCACCTTACGCCCTTGAGCCTGTGCCACGCTATGAAATTTTCCGAGATGGTCCAGCTGGACGCTATCCGAATC GTTTCCCCGCGAAGCGTTTCATGGTTTCTAAGAAGAGGCTCCGCTTGCCCACTGAGGAGGGGAATCCTcataagtatttttaa
- the LOC129791199 gene encoding uncharacterized protein LOC129791199 isoform X4, giving the protein MAKRLISSSCLVFLVILVVAECVPTSVLVDTTKDASKIKRSPDGLKSIATTSKEENVQGAPDGLSENVEKMPQKRGVLAQNLPSTTYGYPSEYPVGNVANGVWEDEPALGLYQDWDEIYEPANRHGAAYDNLQNILNSQFYTEPVALPLEYTYKYYGDRKKRSNDKNHPKRRTAIRPKRNSKMSPSDVLALASLLDGTERGRFYEPDLLESAGYPPYVQFAGPIADDAEREEWINSWADGPVEYLPPYALEPVPRYEIFRDGPAGRYPNRFPAKRFMVSKKRLRLPTEEGNPHKYF; this is encoded by the exons ATGGCAAAAAGACTGATTAGCAGCTCGTGCCTGGTCTTCCTGGTTATCCTTGTGGTAGCAGAGTGCGTCCCCACGTCCGTACTTGTGGACACCACCAAAGATGCCAGCAAAA TAAAAAGATCCCCGGATGGTCTCAAATCGATCGCAACAACATCAAAGGAGGAAAATGTACAGGGTGCCCCAGATGGCCTGAGTGAGAATGTGGAGAAGATGCCCCAGAAACGTGGAGTTCTTGCCCAGAATCTCCCGTCAACAACATACGGCTACCCCAGTGAGTATCCCGTTGGGAATGTAGCCAATGGGGTGTGGGAAGATGAGCCAGCTCTTGGACTTTACCAGGATTGGGATG AAATCTACGAACCGGCCAATCGACATGGTGCTGCCTACGACAATCTCCAGAACATTCTCAATTCGCAATTCTACACGGAGCCTGTGGCTCTACCGCTGGAGTACACCTACAAGTACTACGGAGACCGCAAGAAGCGCTCCAATGACAAGAATCACCCCAAGAGACGCACAGCCATTCG GCCAAAACGCAATTCCAAAATGAGCCCCTCCGACGTCCTGGCCCTGGCTTCTCTGCTCGATGGAACTGAACGTGGACGCTTCTATGAACCCGATCTCTTGGAATCAGCTGGCTATCCGCCGTATGTACAGTTTGCCGGTCCCATTGCTGATGATGCTGAACGCGAAGAATGGATCAATAGCTGGGCAGATGGCCCCGTTGAGTACCTTCCACCTTACGCCCTTGAGCCTGTGCCACGCTATGAAATTTTCCGAGATGGTCCAGCTGGACGCTATCCGAATC GTTTCCCCGCGAAGCGTTTCATGGTTTCTAAGAAGAGGCTCCGCTTGCCCACTGAGGAGGGGAATCCTcataagtatttttaa
- the LOC129791199 gene encoding uncharacterized protein LOC129791199 isoform X1 has product MAKRLISSSCLVFLVILVVAECVPTSVLVDTTKDASKTVKRSPDGLKSIATTSKEENVQGAPDGLSENVEKMPQKRGVLAQNLPSTTYGYPSEYPVGNVANGVWEDEPALGLYQDWDEIYEPANRHGAAYDNLQNILNSQFYTEPVALPLEYTYKYYGDRKKRSNDKNHPKRRTAIRPKRNSKMSPSDVLALASLLDGTERGRFYEPDLLESAGYPPYVQFAGPIADDAEREEWINSWADGPVEYLPPYALEPVPRYEIFRDGPAGRYPNRGFPAKRFMVSKKRLRLPTEEGNPHKYF; this is encoded by the exons ATGGCAAAAAGACTGATTAGCAGCTCGTGCCTGGTCTTCCTGGTTATCCTTGTGGTAGCAGAGTGCGTCCCCACGTCCGTACTTGTGGACACCACCAAAGATGCCAGCAAAA CAGTAAAAAGATCCCCGGATGGTCTCAAATCGATCGCAACAACATCAAAGGAGGAAAATGTACAGGGTGCCCCAGATGGCCTGAGTGAGAATGTGGAGAAGATGCCCCAGAAACGTGGAGTTCTTGCCCAGAATCTCCCGTCAACAACATACGGCTACCCCAGTGAGTATCCCGTTGGGAATGTAGCCAATGGGGTGTGGGAAGATGAGCCAGCTCTTGGACTTTACCAGGATTGGGATG AAATCTACGAACCGGCCAATCGACATGGTGCTGCCTACGACAATCTCCAGAACATTCTCAATTCGCAATTCTACACGGAGCCTGTGGCTCTACCGCTGGAGTACACCTACAAGTACTACGGAGACCGCAAGAAGCGCTCCAATGACAAGAATCACCCCAAGAGACGCACAGCCATTCG GCCAAAACGCAATTCCAAAATGAGCCCCTCCGACGTCCTGGCCCTGGCTTCTCTGCTCGATGGAACTGAACGTGGACGCTTCTATGAACCCGATCTCTTGGAATCAGCTGGCTATCCGCCGTATGTACAGTTTGCCGGTCCCATTGCTGATGATGCTGAACGCGAAGAATGGATCAATAGCTGGGCAGATGGCCCCGTTGAGTACCTTCCACCTTACGCCCTTGAGCCTGTGCCACGCTATGAAATTTTCCGAGATGGTCCAGCTGGACGCTATCCGAATCGTG GTTTCCCCGCGAAGCGTTTCATGGTTTCTAAGAAGAGGCTCCGCTTGCCCACTGAGGAGGGGAATCCTcataagtatttttaa
- the LOC129791204 gene encoding uncharacterized protein LOC129791204 — translation MQNFLLVSLALAALMLCAEAKPYDFPLYQDLIQGVIQRESQAEREKRSPNEDYEKQFGDIVDQIKEISFNVMKMPHFGSSDDNRDDSEYVDHHYGDEDDRDYDHY, via the exons ATGCAGAACTTCCTTTTAGTTTCCTTGGCTTTAGCTGCCTTAATGCTAT gtGCCGAAGCAAAGCCGTACGATTTTCCGCTTTATCAGGACTTAATTCAGGGCGTTATTCAGCGCGAAAGTCAAGCTGAGAGGGAGAAGAGAAGCCCCAATGAGGACTATGAGAAGCAATTTGGGGATATTGTTGAtcaaattaaggaaattagTTTCAATGTCATGAAAATGCCCCATTTTGGAAGCTCTGATGATAATCGTGATGATAGCGAATACGTTGATCATCATTATGGTGACGAAGATGATCGTGATTATGATCATTACTAA
- the LOC129791195 gene encoding sodium-coupled monocarboxylate transporter 2-like — protein MESFVLSLVDLVVFVVSFGVSVLIGIYYGFVRKKRQNNPTEYLLGGRRMHVVPVAASLVATQLSGPSLLGMPAEIYAFGTQYWLIFLPAIAMTVVVIKIHLEVLFEQSSFSSFAYVSRRFGWRVKKMMSGIYALSILLFLPVAIYVPALALNQMVGMSIHTSAIVLSILCLFYTLVGGMRAILWTDTLQLALMLTATLTATVLAIYTAGGVERVWEAADRGGRLIFFNMDPSPVVRVSFWTIAVGNPFVLLFHLGLNPTSIQRYISLPKIEDAKICLITMSVGYVLFNVLFLITGLALYASYETCDPLKVGTIRKIDQILPHFIVERGRNIPGLAGIFAAGIFSASLSSMSSCLNTLSGCIYEDFLSTTFGHLSEKHKSLLLKGIVLCVGVVQLGLVFVVDTLGAAVFQLTVSVLSISGGISVGIFTAGMVLPKMNAHGAFSGGLAALLVVGGISVGAQMRLKEQPLPLRSDGCSNITNIATTTPFSEAEDDVAWIFRINYMFYAFVGFILVLAIGYPVSVLTGDGERVKDEKLLAPFLRRKHEQHQEFQYSVVNNANKS, from the exons atggaGAGTTTTGTGCTGAGCCTCGTGGACTTGGTAGTGTTTGTGGTGTCATTTGGTGTGTCAGTGCTCATTGGGATCTACTATGGATTTGTGCGGAAGAAGCGTCAGAATAACCCTACGGAGTACCTCCTGGGAGGTCGTCGGATGCACGTTGTACCCGTTGCTGCATCTCTCGTGGCAACACAGCTCTCAGGGCCATCCCTCTTGGGCATGCCGGCGGAGATATATGCCTTTGGGACGCAGTATTGGCTCATCTTTCTCCCTGCTATTGCGATGACGGTTGTGGTTATCAAAATTCACCTGGAAGTGTTGTTTGAACAGAGCTCCTTCTCCAGCTTTGCCTACGTGAGTCGTCGATTTGGGTGGCGCGTGAAGAAGATGATGAGTGGAATTTATGCTCTGTCAATCCTCCTCTTCCTCCCGGTGGCCATTTATGTTCCCGCCTTGGCACTCAATCAAATGGTCGGTATGAGCATCCACACGTCTGCCATAGTGTTGAGCATTCTCTGCCTCTTCTACACCCTCGTCGGTGGCATGAGGGCCATCCTGTGGACGGACACACTCCAATTGGCATTGATGCTGACGGCCACCCTCACAGCCACTGTCCTCGCCATCTACACAGCTGGGGGTGTTGAGAGGGTGTGGGAGGCGGCAGATCGAGGTGGtcgattaattttcttcaa CATGGACCCCAGTCCCGTTGTGAGGGTATCCTTCTGGACAATAGCAGTGGGGAATCCATTTGTCCTGCTTTTCCATTTGGGCCTCAATCCCACCAGCATTCAGCGCTATATTTCTCTGCCAAAGATTGAGGACGCCAAGATTTGCCTCATTACCATGAGTGTGGGCTATGTTCTCTTCAATGTACTCTTCCTCATTACCGGCCTGGCACTGTATGCAAGCTACGAGACGTGTGATCCCCTCAAAGTGGGCACTATTCGGAAGATCGATCAAATCCTGCCGCATTTTATTGTAGAACGAGGACGAAACATTCCGGGATTGGCGGGAATTTTTGCTGCTGGAATTTTCTCAGCAAGCTTGTCGTCCATGTCGTCGTGCTTGAACACGCTATCGGGATGCATTTATGAGGATTTCCTCTCCACCACTTTTGGGCACTTGTCGGAGAAGCACAAGAGTCTCTTGCTTAAGGGGATTGTtctgtgtgtgggggtggtgcAGTTGGGGCTTGTCTTTGTCGTTGATACCCTCGGGGCGGCTGTTTTTCAGCTCACAGTTTCCGTGCTCAGCATTAGTGGGGGGATTTCCGTTGGAATCTTCACTGCGGGCATGGTACTGCCCAAAATGAATGCTCAT ggAGCTTTCAGTGGAGGACTGGCAGCACTACTTGTCGTGGGTGGAATCTCCGTGGGCGCTCAGATGCGTCTCAAGGAGCAACCACTGCCCCTCAGGAGCGATGGATGCTCCAATATAACCAACATAGCTACGACGACGCCATTCTCAGAAGCGGAGGATGACGTGGCGTGGATATTTCGCATAAATTACATGTTTTATGCATTCGTGGGCTTTATCCTTGTTCTCGCAATTGGATATCCCGTCAGTGTCCTGACAGGTGATGGTGAGAGGGTCAAGGATGAAAAGCTTCTCGCCCCATTTCTCAGGAGAAAGCACGAACAGCATCAAGAGTTTCAATATAGTGTCGTTAATAATGCaaataaaagctaa